A window from Clostridia bacterium encodes these proteins:
- a CDS encoding 4Fe-4S binding protein, translated as MKVVNLLATIDAEKCRGCKTCEKVCPVLAIKVENRKAIVDADRCRGCAACEQRCPDYAVIMVKREQPILVQVDVAAVDYSQIEELCRRAKLNPEQIICYCTATRAEEVAAAVLQGAKSPEEISFLTGARTGCKVECIQPILRLLEAAGIKPEPPKDGWQWYGRTVTVWEIPEEVKRKYASRGFYFDEDIQLLDRVVAAPVQGRREPDASSH; from the coding sequence GTGAAAGTAGTCAATTTGCTGGCCACTATCGATGCGGAAAAGTGCCGCGGTTGCAAGACCTGCGAGAAGGTCTGCCCGGTATTGGCCATCAAAGTAGAGAACAGAAAAGCCATTGTTGATGCCGACCGCTGCCGGGGTTGTGCGGCTTGCGAACAGCGCTGCCCGGATTATGCGGTGATCATGGTGAAACGAGAACAGCCCATCCTGGTGCAAGTTGATGTGGCGGCTGTGGACTACAGCCAAATTGAAGAACTTTGCCGCCGGGCCAAATTGAACCCCGAGCAGATTATCTGCTACTGCACCGCCACCCGGGCGGAAGAAGTGGCCGCCGCCGTTTTACAAGGGGCGAAGTCCCCGGAAGAGATTTCCTTCCTCACGGGGGCCAGGACCGGTTGCAAGGTGGAATGCATCCAACCCATCCTGCGGCTGCTGGAAGCAGCAGGCATTAAACCGGAACCCCCAAAAGACGGGTGGCAGTGGTACGGCCGGACCGTGACGGTATGGGAGATTCCGGAGGAAGTCAAGCGCAAGTATGCCAGCCGCGGCTTCTACTTTGACGAGGACATTCAACTGTTAGACCGGGTAGTGGCCGCACCGGTACAGGGAAGGAGGGAACCCGATGCGTCCTCCCATTAA
- the dmpG gene encoding 4-hydroxy-2-oxovalerate aldolase, with protein MSDKPFIHVVDTTLRDGSHAVSHEFTAEQIAAVARGLDEAGVEYIEVSHGDGLAGSSYNYGWAKLTDEEMLQAAAGAIKKAKLTVLLLPGIGTVEDLKMAADCGAKVVRVATHVTEADIGEQHIGIAKQMGMTAVGFLMMCHMVPPEKVVEQAKLFESYGADYINIADSAGAMLPEDVKARVGAVVEAVQVPVGFHAHNNLSLAIANAVAAVEAGATFLDATCRGLGAGAGNAQTEVLIGVLDKLGYRTGVDFYKIMDVAEDIVEPVMHRPQVVRNAPLMLGYAGVYSSFLLHTYRAAEKFNLDPRDILVELGRRRMVGGQEDMIIDVAYQLAQKKGGA; from the coding sequence ATGAGCGACAAACCCTTCATTCACGTAGTGGATACCACTTTGCGCGATGGCAGCCATGCCGTCAGTCACGAGTTCACGGCGGAACAGATTGCCGCCGTTGCCCGGGGGCTGGATGAAGCCGGAGTGGAATATATCGAGGTTTCCCACGGGGACGGCCTGGCGGGTTCGTCTTACAACTACGGCTGGGCCAAATTGACTGACGAAGAAATGCTTCAAGCCGCCGCCGGGGCCATCAAAAAGGCGAAATTGACGGTCCTGCTCCTGCCCGGCATCGGTACCGTGGAGGACCTGAAAATGGCGGCCGACTGCGGCGCCAAAGTGGTGCGGGTGGCTACCCATGTGACGGAAGCCGATATCGGGGAACAGCATATCGGTATTGCCAAGCAGATGGGCATGACGGCGGTCGGTTTCTTGATGATGTGCCACATGGTGCCGCCGGAAAAGGTGGTGGAGCAAGCCAAGCTCTTTGAATCCTACGGGGCCGACTACATCAATATCGCCGATTCCGCCGGTGCCATGCTGCCGGAAGATGTCAAAGCCCGGGTGGGAGCCGTGGTGGAAGCCGTGCAGGTCCCGGTGGGTTTCCATGCCCATAACAATCTTTCCCTGGCCATTGCTAACGCCGTGGCGGCGGTAGAGGCCGGTGCCACGTTCCTGGATGCTACCTGCCGGGGTTTGGGCGCCGGCGCCGGCAACGCCCAGACCGAAGTATTAATCGGCGTGCTGGACAAGCTTGGTTACCGGACGGGGGTGGATTTCTACAAAATCATGGATGTGGCGGAAGACATCGTGGAGCCGGTCATGCACCGGCCCCAGGTAGTGCGCAACGCGCCCCTGATGCTGGGTTATGCCGGCGTCTACTCCAGCTTCTTGCTGCACACCTACCGGGCCGCCGAGAAGTTCAACCTCGATCCGCGGGATATCTTGGTGGAATTGGGAAGGAGGAGGATGGTAGGAGGACAGGAAGACATGATCATCGATGTCGCTTATCAGTTAGCCCAAAAGAAAGGAGGGGCTTAA